The following coding sequences lie in one Streptomyces sp. NBC_00510 genomic window:
- a CDS encoding glycoside hydrolase family 32 protein produces the protein MRRRVGALLVALIASLAALLPGTPAVAGTVGEYPEFPYPATTYSEPFRGQFHFSSQSGWMNDPNGLVYANGLYHFFYQHNPHGLAWDTMHWGHATSTDLVHWTQKPIALEPGVHPGTLFSGGGVVDKDNTSGLKTGSLDPIVVFSNTDGVSVFYSNDDGRTFQAYDRGRKQIEIPAESRDPKVFWDAARHRWAMVVWSNEGGNGVDVYTSPNLLDWTFASRFKAPWLFECPDMYPLALDGKAGQQRWVLTSASSQYVVGSFDGTTFRTDWTGPQQMDLGTTFAGGTFYAAQTFTNTPDGRTVQMAWQGGNRGSTWTGNSTFPASLGLVSTPDGPRITRTPVAELASLGSETRSWKNQTVNAAKGDNLFGGIKADTYEITAQFDVKGATATQFGFDLHARSDGTADRSVVYDTKAQTLRGKPLKPRNGKVTMRLLVDRGQLETFADGGLYSLSDNVDFDSAADSQGIRLFAVGGKVTLDSATFTRLNTSWGTAQSTLESNLKGPWHAAGGAWTDVSGGKRASTGGDGFYLSASSGGDAVYQGDLTLDTAQAAGLTFRANASGAGYTANIDTSGVLKLWRPGRDIATYATPVTKGRTYHLKVQTNGSRIRVWLDNGADPVIDATDATYTTGVFGVNVFNGTATVQNLNTGTAGFSVFPAGRWTPRGGTWTVTPSGLRGSSSQDGFYLSDRTGGDFTYEGDLSVTNGTAAGLTFRARDDGAGYTANIDTSGVVKLWRPGRDIATYATQIVEGRTYHLKVRTDGSRIRVWLGGGADPVIDATDDTYATGLFGVNGFAANTLVQNLTIG, from the coding sequence CGCCCTGATCGCGAGCCTGGCCGCGTTGCTGCCCGGCACCCCCGCGGTCGCCGGGACCGTGGGGGAATACCCGGAGTTCCCGTATCCGGCGACCACGTACAGCGAGCCGTTCCGCGGCCAGTTCCACTTCAGTTCGCAGTCGGGCTGGATGAACGACCCCAACGGCCTGGTGTACGCCAACGGGCTCTACCACTTCTTCTACCAGCACAATCCGCACGGCCTGGCCTGGGACACCATGCACTGGGGCCACGCCACCAGCACCGATCTGGTGCACTGGACCCAGAAGCCGATCGCGCTCGAACCCGGCGTCCACCCCGGCACGCTCTTCTCGGGCGGCGGCGTCGTGGACAAGGACAACACCTCGGGGCTCAAGACGGGTTCCCTCGACCCGATCGTGGTGTTCTCCAACACCGACGGCGTGAGCGTCTTCTACAGCAACGACGACGGCCGGACGTTCCAGGCCTACGACAGGGGCCGCAAGCAGATCGAGATCCCCGCCGAGAGCCGTGACCCCAAGGTGTTCTGGGACGCGGCACGCCACCGCTGGGCCATGGTCGTCTGGTCCAACGAGGGCGGCAACGGTGTGGACGTCTACACCTCGCCGAACCTCCTCGACTGGACCTTCGCCAGCCGCTTCAAGGCACCGTGGCTCTTCGAGTGCCCCGACATGTACCCCCTGGCCCTGGACGGCAAGGCCGGGCAGCAGCGGTGGGTCCTGACCTCCGCGTCCAGTCAGTACGTCGTCGGCTCCTTCGACGGCACGACCTTCCGCACCGACTGGACCGGCCCGCAGCAGATGGACCTGGGCACCACCTTCGCCGGGGGCACCTTCTACGCCGCCCAGACGTTCACCAACACGCCCGACGGCCGCACCGTGCAGATGGCCTGGCAGGGCGGCAACCGCGGCAGCACCTGGACGGGCAACTCGACCTTCCCCGCCTCCCTCGGCCTGGTCAGCACCCCCGACGGACCGCGGATCACCCGGACGCCGGTCGCCGAGCTCGCCTCGCTGGGCTCGGAGACCCGCAGCTGGAAGAACCAGACGGTCAACGCGGCCAAGGGCGACAACCTCTTCGGGGGCATCAAGGCCGACACGTACGAGATCACCGCCCAGTTCGACGTGAAGGGCGCGACCGCCACGCAGTTCGGCTTCGACCTGCACGCCCGCTCCGACGGGACGGCCGACCGCAGCGTCGTCTACGACACCAAGGCGCAGACCCTGCGGGGCAAGCCGCTCAAGCCGCGGAACGGCAAGGTCACGATGCGCCTGCTGGTGGACCGGGGGCAGTTGGAGACGTTCGCCGACGGCGGGCTCTACTCCCTGTCCGACAACGTCGACTTCGACTCCGCCGCGGACAGCCAGGGCATCCGGCTCTTCGCCGTCGGCGGCAAGGTGACGCTGGACAGCGCGACGTTCACCCGCCTCAACACCAGCTGGGGCACGGCCCAGTCCACCCTGGAGAGCAACCTCAAGGGCCCGTGGCACGCCGCGGGCGGGGCGTGGACCGACGTCAGCGGCGGCAAGCGCGCCTCGACCGGCGGTGACGGGTTCTACCTGAGCGCGAGCAGCGGCGGTGACGCCGTCTACCAGGGCGACCTCACACTGGACACCGCGCAGGCCGCGGGCCTGACGTTCCGCGCGAACGCCTCGGGCGCGGGCTACACGGCGAACATCGACACCAGCGGCGTCCTCAAGCTGTGGCGCCCGGGCCGGGACATCGCGACCTACGCCACCCCGGTCACGAAGGGCCGCACCTACCACCTCAAGGTGCAGACGAACGGCTCCCGCATCCGGGTCTGGCTGGACAACGGCGCCGACCCCGTCATCGACGCCACCGACGCCACCTACACCACGGGCGTGTTCGGGGTGAACGTCTTCAACGGCACGGCGACGGTGCAGAACCTCAACACCGGAACGGCCGGGTTCTCGGTCTTCCCCGCCGGCAGGTGGACCCCGCGGGGCGGGACCTGGACGGTCACACCGTCCGGACTGAGGGGGAGTTCGTCCCAGGACGGCTTCTACCTCAGCGACCGCACAGGAGGTGACTTCACGTACGAGGGCGACCTGTCCGTCACCAACGGCACGGCGGCCGGGCTCACCTTCCGCGCCCGCGACGACGGCGCCGGCTACACGGCGAACATCGACACCAGCGGCGTGGTCAAGCTGTGGCGCCCGGGCCGGGACATCGCTACGTACGCCACCCAGATCGTCGAGGGCCGCACCTACCACCTCAAGGTGCGCACGGACGGCTCCCGCATCCGGGTCTGGCTCGGCGGCGGCGCCGATCCCGTCATCGACGCCACCGACGACACCTACGCCACCGGGCTGTTCGGGGTGAACGGCTTCGCGGCCAACACCCTGGTGCAGAACCTGACCATCGGCTGA
- a CDS encoding PA14 domain-containing protein has protein sequence MSPGRRRTHRFARFTALLALLLGAALLTPFPASARPSATTDVPTDVTAASADAGLRGDYYRMSSGTALDFARYTGTRIDSSLHVDDLLPTLRAYAGTTDNVAVRWTGRLEVPADGTYTFYIKGDNGFRMSLDGASVIDHWTTDWDVQTTSQPITLTAGLHELAYDYNQGNGGAYLHTEWSGPGFDRRPVPDSALHLPVGFAPADAEASVATSGRSATVELGSRVTGLPVDAAPHLALLSGGTRWSATVSRDPKHPTRLVLKPAEADSPVSLNADVRISYDGKGGITTAAGDLGPFSVVARNDSTWYFQTRWAKDVSPSHPLPDYPRPQLTRKQWKNLNGTWQFQPTAQDAALPQGKLSGSIVVPYPMESGLSGVARHHDWSLYQRTFTVPDDWRVRSGNRLKLNFGAVDYETWVYVNGREVAHHTGGYQAFTADVTDALAGRGPQTLLVKVKDTTDDRYALGKQSRNPSGIWYTPSSGIWQTVWMEPVPEASVDSLVLTPDVADSSLAVTVRPGAGTSPGAKVTATAYTRDGHKAGSVTGAAGTALRLPVPRAHLWSPDDPYLYDLEVTLTDGRAKDRVGSYFGMRSIEVSPAGGTNRIKLNGKPVFVLATLDQGFWPDGLYTAPTDEALKYDLVQHKKLGFNAVRKHIKVEPARWYYWADKLGLMVWQDMPSRGTAAAGTPETQTFVDQVHQIVDQHISTPSVLVWTLMNEGWGEWSKQATGELADAVREQDPSRLVDAHSGVNCCASKGDSGRGDLIDFHDYHGPASPAPDDTRAAVDGEHGGYSYLVPGHILGTAGGQDYGDAAHSKEELTAAYVENTRKLLRPAACGLSGSVYTQITDVEGELNGLLTYDRDVVKVIPEQVRDVNRQVIAAGATAGGADVPPGTPGPNGVGWWPLHEGSGTVAGDVAGDHDGTLTGGTSWTTGPNGAALQFDGRTGSVDTGATVLDTDRRDYSVAAWVRLDDKGHFSTAVSVDGDTNSAFYLQYSQADKRFAFSFAGSRALAGTIGEPEAGRWYHLVGSYSHRDGRLRIYVDGGEAGSVRGCNAEGPSGHLVIGRGKYGGNLVDYWGGAISDVHAYDRALTAAEVASLAAGEPAVPAKR, from the coding sequence ATGAGTCCTGGCCGACGACGTACCCACCGCTTTGCTCGGTTCACCGCCCTGCTGGCGCTCCTCCTCGGTGCGGCCCTGCTGACGCCCTTCCCGGCGTCCGCCCGGCCCTCCGCCACGACCGACGTCCCCACCGACGTCACCGCCGCCTCCGCCGACGCGGGCCTGCGCGGCGACTACTACCGGATGTCCAGCGGCACGGCCCTGGACTTCGCCCGGTACACCGGCACCCGGATCGACAGCTCCCTCCACGTGGACGACCTCCTGCCCACGCTGCGGGCTTACGCCGGCACGACGGACAACGTCGCCGTGCGCTGGACGGGCCGCCTGGAGGTGCCCGCCGACGGCACGTACACCTTCTACATCAAGGGCGACAACGGCTTCCGCATGTCCCTGGACGGCGCGAGCGTGATCGACCACTGGACCACCGACTGGGACGTCCAGACCACCTCGCAGCCGATCACCCTGACCGCCGGCCTGCACGAGCTCGCCTACGACTACAACCAGGGCAACGGCGGCGCCTACCTGCACACCGAGTGGTCGGGGCCGGGCTTCGACCGCCGCCCCGTACCGGACTCGGCGCTGCACCTGCCGGTCGGGTTCGCCCCGGCCGACGCCGAGGCGTCGGTGGCCACCAGCGGCCGCAGCGCCACCGTCGAGCTGGGCTCCCGCGTGACCGGCCTCCCCGTGGACGCGGCCCCGCACCTCGCCCTGCTGTCCGGCGGCACCCGCTGGTCCGCCACCGTCTCCCGCGACCCCAAGCACCCCACCCGGCTGGTCCTGAAGCCGGCCGAGGCCGACTCCCCGGTCTCGCTCAACGCCGACGTGCGGATCAGCTACGACGGCAAGGGCGGCATCACCACCGCCGCCGGCGACCTCGGTCCCTTCTCGGTCGTCGCGCGCAACGACTCGACCTGGTACTTCCAGACCAGGTGGGCCAAGGACGTCTCCCCCTCCCACCCGCTGCCCGACTACCCGCGGCCGCAGCTGACCCGCAAGCAGTGGAAGAACCTCAACGGGACCTGGCAGTTCCAGCCGACCGCGCAGGACGCCGCGCTCCCCCAGGGCAAGCTGAGCGGCAGCATCGTCGTCCCGTACCCGATGGAGTCGGGTCTGTCGGGCGTCGCGCGGCACCACGACTGGTCGCTGTACCAGCGCACCTTCACCGTCCCCGACGACTGGCGGGTCCGCTCCGGCAACCGGCTGAAGCTCAACTTCGGCGCCGTGGACTACGAGACCTGGGTGTACGTCAACGGCCGCGAGGTGGCCCACCACACCGGCGGCTACCAGGCGTTCACCGCCGACGTCACCGACGCCCTGGCCGGGCGCGGTCCGCAGACCCTGCTGGTGAAGGTCAAGGACACCACCGACGACCGCTACGCGCTCGGCAAGCAGTCCCGCAACCCCAGCGGCATCTGGTACACCCCGAGTTCGGGCATCTGGCAGACCGTCTGGATGGAGCCGGTCCCCGAGGCGTCGGTCGACTCGCTGGTGCTGACCCCGGACGTCGCGGACTCCTCGCTCGCCGTCACCGTACGGCCGGGCGCGGGCACCTCGCCGGGCGCGAAGGTCACGGCCACCGCGTACACCCGTGACGGGCACAAGGCGGGCTCGGTCACCGGTGCCGCCGGCACCGCCTTGCGGCTGCCCGTCCCCCGCGCCCACCTGTGGAGCCCGGACGACCCGTACCTGTACGACCTCGAGGTCACCCTCACCGACGGCCGCGCCAAGGACCGCGTCGGCTCCTACTTCGGCATGCGGTCGATCGAGGTGTCCCCGGCCGGCGGCACCAACCGGATCAAGCTCAACGGCAAGCCGGTGTTCGTGCTCGCCACCCTCGACCAGGGCTTCTGGCCCGACGGCCTCTACACCGCGCCGACCGACGAGGCCCTGAAGTACGACCTCGTCCAGCACAAGAAGCTCGGCTTCAACGCGGTCCGCAAGCACATCAAGGTCGAGCCCGCCCGCTGGTACTACTGGGCGGACAAGCTGGGCCTGATGGTGTGGCAGGACATGCCGAGCCGCGGCACGGCGGCCGCCGGCACCCCGGAGACCCAGACCTTCGTCGACCAGGTCCACCAGATCGTCGACCAGCACATCAGCACCCCGTCCGTCCTAGTGTGGACGCTGATGAACGAGGGCTGGGGCGAGTGGAGCAAGCAGGCCACCGGCGAACTCGCCGACGCCGTCAGGGAGCAGGACCCCTCGCGCCTGGTCGACGCCCACTCCGGCGTCAACTGCTGCGCCTCCAAGGGGGACTCGGGCCGCGGTGACCTGATCGACTTCCACGACTACCACGGCCCGGCCAGTCCGGCCCCGGACGACACCCGCGCCGCCGTCGACGGCGAGCACGGCGGCTACTCCTACCTCGTCCCCGGCCACATCCTGGGCACCGCGGGCGGCCAGGACTACGGCGACGCCGCCCACAGCAAGGAGGAACTGACCGCCGCCTACGTGGAGAACACGCGCAAGCTGCTCCGGCCGGCGGCCTGCGGCCTGTCCGGCTCGGTCTACACGCAGATCACCGACGTCGAGGGCGAGCTCAACGGCCTGCTCACCTACGACCGCGACGTGGTCAAGGTGATCCCGGAACAGGTACGGGACGTCAACCGGCAGGTCATCGCGGCCGGCGCCACCGCCGGCGGGGCTGACGTGCCGCCCGGCACACCCGGCCCGAACGGCGTCGGCTGGTGGCCGCTGCACGAGGGCTCCGGCACCGTCGCCGGAGACGTCGCAGGCGACCACGACGGCACCCTGACCGGCGGCACGAGCTGGACGACCGGCCCGAACGGCGCCGCCCTGCAGTTCGACGGCCGCACCGGCTCCGTCGACACCGGCGCCACCGTCCTGGACACCGACCGCCGCGACTACTCGGTGGCCGCCTGGGTCCGGCTGGACGACAAGGGGCACTTCAGCACCGCGGTGTCCGTCGACGGCGACACCAACAGCGCCTTCTACCTGCAGTACTCGCAGGCCGACAAGCGGTTCGCGTTCAGCTTCGCCGGGAGCCGGGCCCTCGCGGGCACCATCGGCGAGCCGGAGGCGGGCCGCTGGTACCACCTGGTCGGCAGCTACAGCCACCGCGACGGCCGGCTGCGCATCTACGTGGACGGCGGCGAGGCCGGTTCCGTCCGCGGCTGCAACGCCGAGGGGCCCTCGGGCCACCTGGTGATCGGCCGCGGCAAGTACGGCGGGAACCTCGTCGACTACTGGGGCGGCGCGATCTCCGACGTGCACGCCTACGACCGCGCGCTGACCGCCGCCGAGGTGGCGTCCCTGGCGGCCGGCGAACCCGCCGTGCCGGCGAAGCGCTGA
- a CDS encoding ABC transporter substrate-binding protein — protein sequence MSTSRSTRFLAVVCLTAAAALTATSCAKEEGSGSASSASSEGAQVVQSPTAATDASGSGCTLQTYGANKLDLKDAVVGFSQSEKEANPFRIAETQSIKDEAAKLGVKKLLTTNAQSQLPKQISDIQDMLAQGAQLLIVAPLNSDGLEPALRAAAAKHVPVITIDRKINATACKDYVAFLGSDFVEQGKRAARQMIKVTGGKGKVAILLGASGNNVTTDRTKGFVDQIKAQAPGLEIVAQQTGEFARDKGQQVMEQLIQANPGITAVYAENDEMGLGAVTALKAAGKKPGEDVKIVSIDGTRNAVQALANGQYNGVIESNPRFGPLAFATAQKFFAGEAIPEDVIISDREYDASNAKGSLAGAY from the coding sequence ATGAGCACCTCCCGTTCCACCCGCTTCCTTGCCGTCGTGTGCCTCACCGCCGCGGCCGCCCTGACCGCCACCTCCTGCGCCAAGGAGGAGGGCTCCGGCAGCGCATCCTCCGCCTCCTCCGAGGGCGCCCAGGTCGTGCAGTCCCCGACCGCGGCCACCGACGCCTCCGGCAGCGGCTGCACCCTGCAGACCTACGGGGCGAACAAGCTCGACCTCAAGGACGCCGTCGTCGGCTTCTCCCAGTCGGAGAAGGAGGCGAACCCGTTCCGCATCGCCGAGACCCAGTCCATCAAGGACGAGGCGGCGAAGCTCGGCGTCAAGAAGCTGCTCACGACCAACGCGCAGTCGCAGCTGCCCAAGCAGATCAGCGACATCCAGGACATGCTCGCCCAGGGTGCCCAGCTGCTGATCGTCGCCCCGCTCAACTCCGACGGCCTGGAGCCCGCGCTGCGCGCGGCGGCGGCCAAGCACGTGCCCGTCATCACCATCGACCGCAAGATCAACGCCACCGCGTGCAAGGACTACGTCGCCTTCCTCGGCTCGGACTTCGTCGAGCAGGGCAAGCGCGCCGCCCGTCAGATGATCAAGGTCACCGGCGGCAAGGGCAAGGTCGCGATCCTGCTCGGGGCCTCCGGCAACAACGTCACCACCGACCGGACCAAGGGCTTCGTCGACCAGATCAAGGCGCAGGCCCCCGGCCTGGAGATCGTCGCCCAGCAGACCGGTGAGTTCGCCCGCGACAAGGGCCAGCAGGTGATGGAGCAGCTGATCCAGGCGAACCCGGGGATCACCGCCGTCTACGCGGAGAACGACGAGATGGGCCTCGGCGCGGTCACCGCACTGAAGGCGGCCGGGAAGAAGCCCGGCGAGGACGTCAAGATCGTGTCCATCGACGGCACCCGCAACGCCGTGCAGGCGCTGGCGAACGGCCAGTACAACGGCGTCATCGAGTCCAACCCGCGCTTCGGGCCGCTCGCCTTCGCCACCGCGCAGAAGTTCTTCGCCGGCGAGGCCATCCCCGAGGACGTGATCATCTCCGACCGCGAGTACGACGCGTCCAACGCCAAGGGCTCACTGGCCGGGGCGTACTGA
- a CDS encoding sugar ABC transporter ATP-binding protein, producing the protein MAPPDAAPAAPPPGPDGPSAPAVLEAVGIGKRFPGVVALDDVSFTLRRGEIHALVGENGAGKSTLIKVLTGVHRPDAGEVRLDGRAVAFARPSDAQHAGVTTIYQEVNLVPLMSVARNIFLGREPKNRLGLIDFPRMHREAAALLAGFGVTADVRHPLGGLGVGTQQMVALARAVSVRAKVVVMDEPTSALEPREVETLFRVIGDLHDRGISILYVSHRLEELYRICDRVTVLRDGRLVHTGDLADLDRMQLVAMMLGREVSEVRRHGRTGFGEDHHPDRRAVLTAAGLSRRHVLDDVSLELHPGEVLGLAGLLGSGRSETAKALAGALPLDSGSVTVAGRRLGRPSPAAAIRAGISLLPEDRKAEGIVPGLSVRENIVLAAMPRLSRAGVVSRARQDRVVEIFMKRLRIKASGPEQKVGELSGGNQQKVLLARWLCLEPKVLLLDEPTRGIDVGAKAEVQALVDELAQEGLAVLLISSDIEELVEGADRLVVLRGGAVAGELTGEQVGEGELLEVLAAHAPAVRDAAAEGEVRHDG; encoded by the coding sequence ATGGCACCCCCCGACGCGGCACCCGCCGCACCGCCGCCCGGCCCGGACGGTCCCAGCGCCCCCGCGGTGCTGGAGGCCGTCGGCATCGGCAAGCGCTTCCCCGGTGTGGTGGCGCTCGACGACGTCTCCTTCACCCTGCGCCGGGGCGAGATCCACGCGCTCGTCGGCGAGAACGGCGCCGGCAAGTCCACCCTGATCAAGGTCCTCACCGGGGTGCACCGCCCGGACGCCGGCGAGGTGCGGCTCGACGGCCGCGCGGTCGCCTTCGCGCGGCCCTCCGACGCCCAGCACGCCGGGGTCACCACGATCTACCAGGAGGTCAACCTCGTCCCGCTGATGAGCGTGGCGCGGAACATCTTCCTGGGCCGCGAGCCCAAGAACCGCCTCGGCCTGATCGACTTCCCACGGATGCACCGCGAGGCGGCGGCGCTGCTCGCGGGCTTCGGCGTCACCGCCGACGTCCGTCACCCCCTCGGCGGCCTCGGCGTGGGCACCCAGCAGATGGTGGCGCTGGCCCGCGCGGTGTCGGTGCGGGCCAAGGTCGTGGTGATGGACGAGCCCACCTCCGCACTGGAGCCGCGCGAGGTCGAGACGCTCTTCCGGGTCATCGGCGACCTCCACGACCGGGGCATCTCCATCCTGTACGTCAGCCACCGGCTCGAGGAGCTGTACCGGATCTGCGACCGGGTCACGGTGCTCCGCGACGGACGCCTGGTGCACACCGGCGACCTCGCGGACCTGGACCGGATGCAGCTGGTCGCCATGATGCTGGGCCGCGAGGTCTCCGAGGTGCGCCGGCACGGGCGGACCGGCTTCGGCGAGGACCACCACCCCGACCGCCGGGCGGTGCTCACCGCCGCCGGGCTGAGCCGGCGTCACGTCCTGGACGACGTCTCGCTGGAGCTGCACCCCGGCGAGGTGCTGGGCCTGGCGGGGCTGCTGGGCTCGGGGCGCAGCGAGACCGCCAAGGCGCTGGCCGGGGCGCTGCCGCTGGACTCGGGATCGGTGACGGTCGCCGGACGGCGGCTGGGCCGCCCCTCCCCCGCGGCCGCGATCCGCGCGGGCATCAGCCTGCTGCCCGAGGACCGCAAGGCGGAGGGCATCGTCCCGGGTCTGTCGGTGCGGGAGAACATCGTGCTGGCCGCCATGCCCCGGCTGTCCCGGGCGGGCGTCGTCTCGCGGGCCCGCCAGGACCGCGTCGTCGAGATCTTCATGAAGCGTCTGCGGATCAAGGCCTCGGGACCCGAGCAGAAGGTCGGCGAGCTCTCCGGCGGCAACCAGCAGAAGGTGCTGCTGGCCCGCTGGCTCTGCCTGGAGCCGAAGGTGCTCCTCCTCGACGAGCCGACGCGCGGCATCGACGTGGGCGCGAAGGCCGAGGTGCAGGCGCTGGTGGACGAACTGGCCCAGGAGGGACTGGCGGTGCTGCTCATCTCCTCCGACATCGAGGAACTCGTGGAGGGCGCCGACCGCCTCGTGGTGCTGCGCGGCGGCGCCGTGGCCGGCGAGCTGACGGGCGAGCAGGTCGGCGAGGGAGAGCTGCTGGAGGTCCTCGCGGCCCACGCGCCCGCCGTCCGGGACGCCGCCGCGGAAGGGGAGGTGCGGCACGATGGCTGA
- a CDS encoding ABC transporter permease, which translates to MAELSPAVRRGPVGLPSPAWFQAYGVYAAVAVLVLFNAVFTDHFLTAANLRTQLVQVAPVVIVALGMALVIGTEGVDLSVGSVMALAAALLPLYLGYGLLSALLMALAAGAVVGAVNGTLVAVVGLQPIVATLALFVGGRGLALVLADGQLKQIANPGLLGLGTDDVLGVPVVVLIAGVLALLVAGVVHRTTFGRQLVAIGGNRAAAGLAGLPVKRVLIGVYVVCGVLAALAGVLATARLTASDPSTLGTLMELSAITAVVVGGTPLTGGSVRVLGTVCGALLMQLLRATLVKHDLPDSTAQMAQAVIILVAVYVARERRSR; encoded by the coding sequence ATGGCTGAGCTCTCCCCGGCCGTGCGGCGGGGCCCGGTCGGGCTCCCCTCCCCCGCCTGGTTCCAGGCGTACGGGGTGTACGCGGCGGTGGCCGTGCTGGTCCTGTTCAACGCCGTCTTCACCGACCACTTCCTGACCGCGGCCAACCTGCGCACCCAGCTCGTCCAGGTCGCCCCGGTGGTCATCGTCGCGCTGGGCATGGCGCTGGTGATCGGCACCGAGGGGGTGGACCTGTCGGTGGGGTCCGTCATGGCCCTCGCCGCGGCCCTGCTGCCGCTGTACCTGGGGTACGGACTGCTGTCCGCGCTGCTCATGGCGCTCGCCGCCGGGGCGGTGGTGGGCGCGGTCAACGGCACCCTGGTGGCGGTGGTGGGTCTGCAGCCCATCGTGGCCACCCTCGCGCTGTTCGTGGGCGGCCGGGGCCTGGCCCTGGTCCTCGCCGACGGGCAGCTCAAGCAGATCGCCAACCCGGGTCTGCTGGGCCTGGGCACCGACGACGTCCTGGGCGTCCCCGTGGTCGTGCTGATCGCCGGTGTGCTCGCCCTGCTGGTCGCCGGGGTCGTGCACCGAACCACCTTCGGGCGCCAGTTGGTCGCGATCGGCGGCAACCGCGCCGCCGCCGGGCTGGCCGGGCTGCCGGTGAAGCGGGTGCTGATCGGCGTGTACGTGGTGTGCGGGGTGCTGGCGGCCCTGGCCGGGGTGCTGGCCACCGCCCGTCTGACGGCCAGTGACCCGTCCACGCTCGGCACCCTGATGGAACTGTCCGCGATCACCGCGGTGGTGGTCGGCGGGACCCCGCTCACCGGCGGGTCCGTGCGCGTCCTGGGCACGGTCTGCGGAGCGCTGCTGATGCAGCTGCTGCGGGCCACCCTGGTCAAGCACGACCTCCCCGACTCCACCGCGCAGATGGCCCAGGCCGTCATCATCCTCGTCGCCGTCTACGTCGCCCGGGAGCGTCGATCCCGATGA
- a CDS encoding ABC transporter permease has translation MKSLTTPRSAGATPQPPAVAAARAGDRRRLAVLVQRQGVLAVLLLLVLVSSFVFPSFGTLDNAQNVTVQASFLAIVALGMTLVVITGGIDLSVGSVFALGGVLAAWASQYGMLPALLLPLAVCGLLGTVHGLLIARAGMAPFIVTLAGLLAARGLLLAVTDEGADTYLVPHGSAFAELGQGTVAGFGHPVLVALVLFAAGGLVLQRTSFGQSLFAVGGSPDAATLMGLPVARTRVLVYTISGLLAGFAGALNAARLSSGVTIIGVGMELDAIAAVVIGGTLLIGGAGSVSGTLWGVLVLAVIQNLINQIGSLNSSYQSVVSGGFLIVVVVAQRYLARGPRTT, from the coding sequence ATGAAGTCACTCACCACGCCCCGCTCCGCCGGGGCGACGCCGCAGCCGCCCGCCGTGGCGGCGGCCCGTGCCGGGGACCGGCGGCGGCTGGCCGTACTGGTGCAGCGGCAGGGCGTGCTCGCCGTCCTCCTGCTGCTGGTGCTGGTCTCCTCCTTCGTCTTCCCGTCCTTCGGAACCCTCGACAACGCGCAGAACGTCACCGTCCAGGCCTCCTTCCTGGCGATCGTGGCGCTCGGCATGACCCTCGTCGTCATCACCGGCGGCATCGACCTGTCGGTCGGCTCGGTCTTCGCGCTCGGCGGTGTCCTCGCGGCGTGGGCCTCGCAGTACGGGATGCTGCCGGCGCTGCTGCTGCCGCTCGCGGTGTGCGGTCTGCTCGGCACCGTGCACGGTCTGCTCATCGCGCGGGCCGGGATGGCCCCGTTCATCGTCACGCTGGCGGGGCTGCTGGCCGCCCGGGGACTGCTGCTGGCCGTGACCGACGAGGGCGCCGACACCTACCTGGTGCCGCACGGTTCGGCCTTCGCCGAACTCGGGCAGGGCACGGTGGCCGGGTTCGGTCACCCGGTCCTGGTCGCGCTGGTGCTCTTCGCCGCAGGCGGACTGGTGCTCCAGCGGACCTCCTTCGGGCAGTCGCTGTTCGCGGTGGGCGGCAGCCCCGACGCGGCCACGCTGATGGGCCTGCCGGTGGCCAGGACCCGGGTGCTGGTGTACACGATCAGCGGACTGCTCGCGGGGTTCGCGGGAGCCCTGAACGCCGCCCGGCTCTCCTCGGGCGTGACCATCATCGGCGTCGGCATGGAGCTGGACGCCATCGCCGCGGTCGTCATCGGCGGCACACTGCTGATCGGCGGTGCGGGTTCGGTCAGCGGCACCCTGTGGGGCGTCCTGGTCCTGGCGGTGATCCAGAACCTCATCAACCAGATCGGCTCCCTCAATTCCTCGTACCAATCGGTGGTCAGCGGCGGCTTCCTTATCGTGGTGGTCGTGGCCCAGCGGTATCTCGCGCGGGGACCGCGCACCACATGA